The proteins below come from a single Gordonia pseudamarae genomic window:
- a CDS encoding MBL fold metallo-hydrolase produces MLITGFPAGMFQTNCYLLAPQPGGQAVIIDPGQDAAPQVRALLAEHDLTPAAVLLTHGHLDHTWNATELCDEFAIPAYIHTADRPMLTDPGMGLGRALGQLIGDTVFTEPRRVIEFVDGETVEIAGLRFTVDLAPGHTRGSVLLGIDVEVPVDGAGDAADPAVTTVPVCFSGDVLFAGSIGRTDLPGGDHDQLLESIEKKLLPLPDETQVLPGHGPQTSIGAERATNPFLLGIGTEKKGRFGL; encoded by the coding sequence GCGGTCATCATCGACCCCGGTCAGGACGCCGCGCCCCAGGTCAGGGCGTTGCTCGCCGAACATGACCTCACCCCGGCGGCGGTGCTGCTGACCCATGGGCATCTCGATCACACCTGGAATGCCACCGAGTTGTGTGACGAGTTCGCGATCCCGGCCTACATCCATACCGCCGACCGTCCGATGCTCACCGATCCCGGGATGGGGTTGGGTCGGGCGTTGGGTCAGCTGATCGGCGACACCGTGTTCACCGAGCCGCGCCGGGTCATCGAATTCGTCGACGGTGAGACGGTGGAGATCGCCGGTCTGCGCTTCACGGTCGATCTGGCACCCGGCCACACGCGGGGTTCGGTGTTGCTGGGCATCGACGTGGAGGTACCCGTGGACGGTGCCGGGGATGCCGCCGATCCGGCGGTCACCACGGTTCCGGTCTGTTTTTCCGGTGACGTACTGTTTGCGGGGTCGATCGGCCGGACCGATCTGCCCGGTGGTGACCACGACCAGTTGCTCGAATCGATCGAGAAGAAGCTGCTGCCGCTGCCCGACGAGACTCAGGTGCTGCCCGGTCACGGGCCGCAGACCTCGATCGGCGCTGAACGCGCCACCAACCCGTTCCTGCTCGGGATCGGGACCGAGAAGAAGGGACGATTCGGACTGTGA
- the hisS gene encoding histidine--tRNA ligase: MSAEFQAPRGIPDYFPPASADFRRVRDTLTDAARRAGYGHIELPIFEDTGLFARGVGESTDVVSKEMYTFADRGGRSVTLRPEGTAGVMRAVIQHGLDRGQLPVKLCYAGPFFRYEKPQEGRYRQLQQVGVEAIGVDDPALDAEVIAIADEGYRRLGLSGFRLEITSLGDDESRPRYREALQQFLFGLDLDEPTRKRAEINPLRVLDDKRPEIKEATAGAPLLLDYLSDAAREHFDIVLGHLARLGVPYEINPRLVRGLDYYTKTTFEFVHDGLGAQSGIGGGGRYDGLMRQIGGKQDLSGIGFGIGVDRTILAMRAEGVADAEAARCQVFGVPMGAAAKAELVALAGRLRAAGISVDLAYGDRGLKGAMKAADRSGARLALVLGEREIEEGVIEVKDLSNGEQRTAALGTVVDEVIATLG; encoded by the coding sequence GTGAGCGCCGAATTCCAGGCACCACGGGGCATCCCGGATTATTTTCCACCCGCGTCGGCGGATTTCCGCCGTGTCCGCGACACGCTGACCGACGCCGCGCGCCGCGCCGGCTACGGCCACATCGAGTTGCCGATCTTCGAGGACACCGGCTTGTTCGCGCGGGGGGTCGGTGAATCCACTGACGTGGTCAGCAAGGAGATGTACACCTTCGCCGACCGTGGGGGGCGGTCGGTGACGTTGCGGCCCGAGGGTACGGCCGGGGTGATGCGGGCGGTGATCCAGCACGGTCTGGACCGGGGACAGCTCCCGGTCAAGCTCTGCTACGCCGGGCCGTTCTTCCGCTACGAGAAGCCGCAGGAGGGTCGCTATCGCCAGTTGCAGCAGGTCGGGGTGGAGGCCATCGGCGTGGACGATCCGGCGCTCGATGCCGAGGTGATCGCGATCGCCGACGAGGGGTATCGGCGGCTGGGTCTGTCGGGATTCCGGCTGGAGATCACCTCGCTCGGCGACGACGAGTCCCGGCCCCGCTATCGGGAGGCGCTGCAGCAGTTCCTGTTCGGCCTCGACCTGGATGAGCCCACGCGCAAGCGGGCAGAGATCAACCCGCTGCGCGTTCTCGACGACAAGCGGCCGGAGATCAAGGAGGCCACTGCAGGCGCACCGCTGCTGCTGGACTATCTGAGCGATGCCGCGCGCGAGCATTTCGATATCGTCCTGGGCCATCTGGCCCGGCTGGGCGTTCCGTACGAGATCAATCCGCGGCTGGTCCGCGGGCTCGACTACTACACCAAGACGACCTTCGAATTCGTCCACGACGGTTTGGGCGCGCAGTCCGGGATCGGCGGGGGCGGCCGCTACGACGGGCTGATGCGGCAGATCGGCGGCAAACAGGATCTGTCGGGTATCGGTTTCGGAATCGGTGTGGACCGTACGATCCTGGCGATGCGGGCCGAGGGTGTCGCGGATGCCGAGGCGGCCCGCTGCCAGGTGTTCGGGGTGCCGATGGGTGCGGCGGCGAAGGCCGAACTCGTTGCGCTGGCCGGTCGGTTGCGTGCGGCCGGGATCAGTGTGGACCTGGCCTACGGTGACCGCGGGCTCAAGGGCGCGATGAAGGCCGCCGACCGTTCGGGTGCGCGGCTGGCGCTCGTCCTGGGTGAACGGGAGATCGAGGAGGGCGTGATCGAGGTCAAGGACCTGTCGAACGGCGAGCAGCGCACGGCGGCCCTGGGCACCGTGGTCGACGAGGTGATCGCCACCCTCGGCTGA
- a CDS encoding universal stress protein: MTLDAPIVVAVDGSDQARHALAWAVAAAVREGRQLKVVTVVEAVSDYSGMVLTQDLIDDIYGYAKDLINEGLTTATELAPGIDVTGEVLTGKPALRLREASSRAHLLVVGSRGRGGVKGLLLGSVSADVSAHADCPVVVVPGAFPTTGPVVVGVDGSPAAREAATHAFAAAQELGTSVVAVTTYGSFSGKHFFGTEDRHGDSEATLRRFREEAAETQSVQLAGLREDYPGVAVDSDIATVRPAERIVDRADDAQLIVIGSRGRGGFRGLLLGSNSRAVLQVAPCPVMVVHAD, from the coding sequence ATGACACTCGATGCACCGATCGTGGTGGCGGTCGACGGTTCCGATCAGGCGCGACATGCGCTGGCCTGGGCGGTCGCGGCCGCAGTCCGGGAAGGGCGGCAACTCAAGGTCGTGACCGTCGTGGAGGCGGTGTCGGACTACAGCGGCATGGTCCTCACCCAAGATCTGATCGACGACATCTACGGCTACGCCAAGGACCTCATCAACGAAGGCCTGACCACGGCGACCGAACTGGCGCCCGGCATCGACGTGACCGGTGAGGTCCTCACGGGCAAGCCCGCCCTGCGGCTGCGTGAGGCGTCGAGCCGCGCGCACCTGCTGGTGGTCGGCAGCCGTGGCCGCGGCGGTGTCAAGGGGCTGCTGCTCGGTTCGGTGAGCGCGGACGTCTCCGCCCACGCCGACTGCCCTGTCGTGGTCGTGCCGGGGGCGTTCCCCACCACCGGGCCCGTCGTCGTCGGTGTGGACGGTTCGCCGGCCGCCCGCGAGGCGGCGACGCACGCGTTCGCCGCGGCGCAGGAGTTGGGCACCTCGGTGGTGGCGGTGACCACCTACGGCTCGTTCTCGGGCAAGCATTTCTTCGGCACCGAGGACCGGCACGGCGACAGTGAGGCAACGCTGCGGCGGTTCCGCGAAGAGGCCGCCGAAACCCAGTCCGTACAGTTGGCGGGTCTGCGTGAGGACTATCCGGGTGTCGCCGTCGACAGTGACATCGCCACGGTCCGGCCCGCCGAGCGCATCGTGGACCGCGCCGACGACGCCCAGCTGATCGTCATCGGCAGCCGTGGCCGGGGTGGTTTCCGTGGTCTGCTGCTCGGCTCCAACAGCCGCGCGGTGCTCCAGGTGGCCCCCTGCCCGGTGATGGTGGTGCACGCCGACTGA
- a CDS encoding universal stress protein yields MVVASNAPIVVAVDGSDEALRAVRWAAAEAVREAAPLSVVSVVEPFIAPFGQNVAGWVEAEQYVEAARGLAQGTVDVALDLVAEIAPAVSADGEVIDGRPALVLRELSSRARMIVVGRRGKGGVVGQLLGSVSSDIAAHSNCPVVVVGERLPESGPVVVGVDGSPASTGAITQAFVHADMLGTSLVAVHSYGGFAGDAFYGQGAEVLRRLNDEAVQSLGSQLAGYREDHPDVTVTPFISASPAASAIVEAAGDARLIVVGSRGRGGFRGLLLGSTSHAVLHVAPCPVLVVH; encoded by the coding sequence ATGGTGGTAGCGAGCAACGCGCCGATAGTGGTGGCGGTCGACGGTTCGGACGAGGCGCTCAGAGCTGTGCGCTGGGCGGCGGCCGAGGCGGTCCGCGAAGCGGCCCCGCTGTCGGTGGTGTCGGTGGTGGAGCCGTTCATCGCACCGTTCGGACAGAATGTCGCCGGCTGGGTGGAGGCCGAACAGTACGTCGAGGCCGCCCGTGGCCTGGCCCAGGGCACCGTCGACGTCGCACTCGACCTGGTCGCCGAAATCGCGCCCGCTGTCTCGGCCGACGGTGAGGTGATCGACGGACGTCCGGCCCTGGTGTTGCGCGAGCTGTCCAGCCGTGCCCGGATGATCGTCGTCGGTCGACGTGGCAAGGGCGGGGTCGTCGGGCAACTCCTGGGTTCGGTGAGCAGCGACATCGCCGCGCACAGCAACTGCCCCGTGGTGGTGGTCGGTGAGCGCCTGCCCGAATCCGGCCCGGTGGTGGTCGGGGTGGACGGGTCACCGGCATCGACGGGCGCCATCACACAGGCGTTCGTGCATGCCGACATGCTGGGCACGTCGCTGGTCGCCGTGCACAGCTACGGCGGATTCGCCGGGGACGCCTTCTACGGCCAGGGCGCGGAGGTGTTGCGCAGGCTCAACGACGAGGCCGTGCAGTCCCTGGGATCACAGCTCGCCGGCTACCGTGAGGATCATCCCGACGTGACGGTGACCCCGTTCATCTCGGCTTCCCCTGCGGCGTCGGCCATCGTGGAGGCAGCCGGGGACGCCCGATTGATCGTGGTCGGCAGCCGTGGCCGCGGTGGCTTCCGCGGTCTGCTGCTCGGTTCGACCAGCCATGCGGTGCTGCATGTCGCGCCGTGTCCGGTGCTCGTCGTCCATTAG
- a CDS encoding LLM class flavin-dependent oxidoreductase: MHIGVYIIPDHPWQQARDEWRRAEEMGFDHAWTFDHLVWGSLPDNRWFSCIPTLTAAALVTTRIPLGAFVISPNFRHPVPLARELQTLLDIAGDRLLMGLGAGGTPDDVLLGQHPVTPRERVDRFQEFVRLLDLILTDDHVNFAGEHYRAVDMRLVGGAVRDRIPLLLAGNGPRSVRFAARHGDGWITTGTRADSVDDWLAGIVRSARILDEALTERPGGDRFPRYLSLTWSPLDPLAGAGALDDLIGRAAELGFTDVVIPWPRTGPPHVATMQTFETAIADVLPRWQARRSGGAG; this comes from the coding sequence ATGCACATCGGTGTCTACATCATTCCCGACCATCCCTGGCAGCAGGCGCGCGACGAGTGGCGGCGGGCCGAGGAGATGGGTTTCGACCACGCGTGGACGTTCGACCATCTGGTGTGGGGTTCGCTGCCGGACAACCGATGGTTCTCGTGTATCCCGACACTCACCGCCGCGGCCCTGGTCACCACCCGGATACCACTGGGCGCGTTCGTCATCTCCCCCAACTTCCGGCATCCGGTGCCGCTGGCGCGTGAGTTGCAGACCCTCCTGGACATCGCCGGTGACCGGCTACTGATGGGATTGGGCGCCGGTGGCACCCCCGACGATGTGCTGCTCGGTCAGCACCCGGTGACCCCGCGTGAACGGGTCGACCGCTTCCAGGAATTCGTGCGGCTGCTCGACCTCATCCTCACCGATGATCATGTGAACTTCGCCGGTGAGCACTACCGCGCCGTCGACATGCGCCTGGTCGGCGGAGCCGTCCGCGACCGTATCCCGTTGCTGCTCGCCGGGAACGGGCCCCGGTCGGTGCGGTTCGCCGCACGCCACGGTGACGGCTGGATCACCACCGGCACCCGCGCCGACAGCGTCGACGACTGGCTGGCCGGGATCGTCCGCAGTGCGAGGATCCTCGACGAGGCCCTCACCGAGCGTCCGGGCGGCGACCGGTTTCCCCGCTACCTGAGCCTGACCTGGTCGCCGCTCGACCCGCTCGCCGGTGCGGGCGCCCTCGACGACCTGATCGGGCGGGCGGCTGAACTCGGGTTCACCGACGTGGTGATTCCATGGCCACGCACCGGGCCACCGCACGTGGCAACCATGCAGACGTTCGAGACGGCGATCGCGGACGTTCTGCCGAGATGGCAGGCGCGCCGATCCGGGGGCGCGGGCTAA
- a CDS encoding VOC family protein, which translates to MSVEFQVTFDCADPAGLAGFWARVLHYEVQGPPPGFTTWDEALDAFGVPAGERNSRSAIIDPAGTGPRVFFQRVPEGKAAKNRVHLDVRAAPGLTGGDRMAALEAEALRLIDLGARRVRRFEPAPPMEAGFIVMTDPEGNEFCLD; encoded by the coding sequence ATGAGCGTGGAGTTTCAGGTGACCTTCGATTGCGCCGACCCGGCGGGCCTCGCGGGGTTCTGGGCGCGGGTCCTGCACTACGAGGTGCAGGGGCCGCCGCCGGGGTTCACCACCTGGGACGAGGCCCTGGACGCGTTCGGGGTACCGGCCGGCGAACGTAACAGCCGGTCGGCGATCATCGACCCGGCCGGGACGGGGCCGCGTGTCTTCTTCCAGCGGGTCCCCGAGGGGAAGGCCGCGAAGAACCGGGTGCATCTGGACGTGCGGGCGGCACCGGGCCTGACCGGCGGCGACAGGATGGCCGCGCTGGAGGCCGAGGCATTGCGGTTGATCGACCTGGGTGCCCGGAGGGTGCGGCGATTCGAGCCGGCACCGCCGATGGAGGCCGGGTTCATCGTGATGACCGATCCGGAGGGCAACGAGTTCTGTCTCGACTGA
- a CDS encoding TetR/AcrR family transcriptional regulator, translating into MRTRGWQGNLPADSEEARSRILNAAIASVERHGVSKTTLADVANELGVTRQTVYRYFKSVNDMLAAVAQAGADDFLDRMRRDLAHVSTVDDAIIETILYCLNRLPDEPSMGLLLRAGQTELFTREATSESGISLGAQMLGRLPVAWADNGYDDEAMAGLAELVMRVFLSLLQYPTTPPRSDAELREFIGRWVCPPARVPR; encoded by the coding sequence ATGAGAACGCGCGGCTGGCAGGGCAACCTTCCGGCAGATTCCGAGGAGGCCCGCAGCCGCATTCTCAACGCCGCCATCGCCTCGGTCGAACGGCACGGGGTCAGCAAGACCACCCTGGCCGACGTTGCCAACGAGCTCGGCGTCACCCGCCAAACCGTGTATCGCTACTTCAAATCGGTCAACGACATGCTGGCGGCCGTCGCGCAGGCCGGCGCCGACGACTTCCTCGACCGTATGCGCCGCGACCTGGCCCATGTCAGCACCGTCGACGACGCCATCATCGAAACGATCCTGTACTGCCTCAACCGGTTACCGGACGAACCGTCGATGGGTCTGCTGTTGCGGGCCGGGCAGACCGAACTGTTCACCCGCGAGGCCACATCCGAAAGCGGTATCTCCCTCGGCGCGCAGATGCTGGGCCGGCTGCCCGTGGCGTGGGCCGACAACGGCTACGACGACGAGGCGATGGCCGGTTTGGCCGAGCTGGTGATGCGGGTGTTCCTGAGCCTGCTGCAGTACCCGACCACACCGCCGCGTTCGGATGCCGAACTACGAGAGTTCATCGGCCGCTGGGTCTGCCCCCCGGCGCGAGTCCCCAGGTAG
- a CDS encoding NAD(P)/FAD-dependent oxidoreductase encodes MSLGKTAVILGGSIAGMCAAGAVAPHFDEVIILERDVIADNMEHRRGVPQSKHPHFLLNSGRRAMDTLFPGYEDDLIAAGGMHLMPSVSAAHCEGAGWIPRAESTMSMVYASRLLIERVLRNKLAEVTGITVLEGVNVTGLETVDGGLPGGAVTGVWLTGGDKGPAKRLIEADLVIDTLGRGSAVSAWLEKAGWPAPPVQSLDAGCTYTTQWFQKPTERPDDWWWHHMSIMPTQEWAPHPVEHDFISQIFPIEGDRVLVTMGSWGHPMPRTEDDFIQTTRRLRAPAFAKAVERCTPLSKVFVTKSTGNMRKRYDKLDNPPIGLLVIGDAICGFNPFYAQGMSSAGKCSVLLGQMLRERDSAIEPGFYKAYFAEQSKLLDDIWTLALARDRGYANATGTDTAPRWQQRLTQRLSWPLFNLLSAATREDPHLEAHFTAVFNLDESVTDMVRDRRFLTGMARFAVKKALKRNRLPIGFDQELDPPSQIYRDFTAHPGGPATVIERPATAPPASETSPVA; translated from the coding sequence ATGAGCTTGGGCAAGACGGCGGTAATCCTCGGCGGGAGCATCGCCGGCATGTGCGCGGCCGGAGCCGTCGCGCCCCACTTCGACGAGGTGATCATCCTCGAACGCGATGTCATCGCCGACAACATGGAGCACCGACGCGGAGTACCGCAGAGCAAACATCCGCACTTTCTGCTCAACTCGGGCCGCCGCGCCATGGACACGCTCTTCCCCGGCTACGAGGACGACCTCATCGCCGCGGGCGGAATGCATCTGATGCCGTCGGTGTCGGCGGCACACTGCGAAGGCGCCGGCTGGATTCCCCGGGCCGAATCGACGATGAGCATGGTCTACGCCTCACGGCTGCTCATCGAACGGGTCCTGCGCAACAAACTCGCCGAGGTCACCGGCATCACCGTCCTCGAAGGCGTCAACGTCACCGGTCTGGAAACCGTCGACGGCGGCCTGCCGGGCGGCGCGGTCACCGGTGTGTGGCTCACCGGTGGCGACAAGGGACCGGCCAAACGGCTCATCGAGGCCGATCTGGTCATCGATACCCTCGGTCGTGGATCGGCCGTGTCGGCGTGGCTGGAGAAAGCCGGCTGGCCCGCCCCACCGGTCCAGTCACTCGACGCCGGCTGCACCTACACCACCCAGTGGTTCCAGAAACCCACCGAGCGACCCGACGACTGGTGGTGGCATCACATGTCGATCATGCCCACCCAGGAATGGGCGCCGCATCCGGTCGAACACGATTTCATCAGCCAGATCTTCCCCATCGAAGGCGACCGTGTGCTGGTGACGATGGGCTCGTGGGGGCACCCCATGCCGCGCACCGAAGACGACTTCATCCAGACCACCCGGCGCCTGCGGGCACCGGCGTTCGCCAAGGCCGTCGAACGCTGCACCCCACTGTCAAAGGTGTTCGTCACCAAGTCGACCGGCAACATGCGCAAACGCTACGACAAGCTCGACAACCCGCCCATCGGGCTGCTCGTCATCGGCGACGCCATCTGCGGCTTCAACCCGTTCTACGCCCAGGGCATGAGCTCGGCGGGCAAGTGCTCGGTACTGCTCGGCCAGATGCTGCGCGAGCGGGACTCCGCCATCGAACCCGGCTTCTACAAGGCATATTTCGCCGAACAGTCCAAGCTCCTCGACGACATCTGGACCCTTGCCCTCGCCCGCGATCGCGGCTACGCCAATGCCACCGGCACCGACACGGCCCCGCGCTGGCAGCAACGCCTCACCCAGCGGCTGAGCTGGCCGCTGTTCAACCTGCTGTCGGCGGCCACCCGCGAAGACCCGCACCTGGAAGCGCACTTCACCGCCGTGTTCAACCTCGACGAGTCGGTCACCGACATGGTGCGCGACCGCAGATTCCTGACGGGCATGGCCAGATTCGCCGTCAAGAAGGCACTCAAACGCAACAGGCTGCCGATCGGGTTCGACCAGGAACTCGATCCGCCGTCGCAGATCTACCGCGATTTCACGGCCCACCCCGGTGGTCCGGCGACGGTGATCGAACGCCCCGCGACGGCCCCGCCGGCATCCGAGACCAGCCCGGTCGCCTGA
- a CDS encoding pyridoxamine 5'-phosphate oxidase family protein, with product MANQRAQIVMTDDEVTQFLNDGRTATLATNGPGGYPHQVAMWYGFVDGKVCFETKIKSQKAVNLLRDPRLSVSVEDGESYDQLRGVAIDGTARIVHPDESEYWPAAISVFERYQAPYTDEMKPAVEFMMNKRVVIVVEPRRIRSWDHRKLT from the coding sequence ATGGCCAATCAGCGAGCCCAGATCGTCATGACCGACGACGAAGTCACCCAGTTCCTGAACGACGGAAGGACCGCGACCCTGGCGACGAACGGCCCCGGCGGGTATCCGCACCAGGTCGCCATGTGGTACGGATTCGTCGACGGCAAGGTCTGCTTCGAAACCAAGATCAAATCACAGAAGGCGGTGAACCTGCTGCGTGATCCGCGGCTGAGCGTCAGCGTCGAGGACGGCGAGAGCTACGACCAGTTGCGTGGGGTGGCGATCGACGGGACGGCGCGCATCGTGCACCCCGACGAGTCCGAGTATTGGCCGGCCGCGATCAGCGTGTTCGAGCGCTATCAGGCCCCCTACACCGACGAGATGAAACCCGCCGTCGAGTTCATGATGAACAAGCGGGTGGTCATCGTCGTCGAACCACGGCGCATCCGTTCGTGGGATCACCGCAAGCTCACCTGA
- a CDS encoding maleylpyruvate isomerase family mycothiol-dependent enzyme, which produces MVTQVPHEQTVDALGAQWATLIDLADSLNDDQWGAPSILAGWSVADLFAHIAGTEWSLTGRTVEPIRAVADLDHVRNPIGELNENWLDHYRTHSRAEVIADLREVTDLRGQALRTISESDWNAEGFTPAGKDSHGRFMRIRVFDCWIHEVDVRDSLGLGVPGDPAPAAVTRAEMAASLPFLIGKRARAPIGSTVTVDFTGIAPAAVHVSVGERATVVPTIDGAADVVLHVDVVDYARLIGARTTADTASVTIDGDVELGQSVVSNLHYLI; this is translated from the coding sequence GTGGTTACACAAGTCCCCCATGAGCAGACCGTCGACGCGCTGGGTGCGCAGTGGGCGACACTCATCGACCTCGCCGACAGTCTCAACGACGACCAGTGGGGTGCGCCGTCGATCCTGGCCGGGTGGTCGGTGGCCGATCTGTTCGCGCATATCGCGGGCACGGAATGGTCATTGACGGGACGGACCGTCGAACCCATCCGGGCGGTCGCGGACCTGGACCACGTGCGTAACCCGATCGGCGAGCTCAACGAGAACTGGCTCGACCACTACCGGACCCACAGCCGCGCCGAAGTGATCGCGGATCTTCGCGAAGTGACCGACCTACGCGGCCAGGCGTTGCGGACGATCAGCGAATCAGACTGGAATGCGGAAGGATTCACCCCTGCCGGGAAGGACTCACACGGCCGGTTCATGCGGATCCGGGTGTTCGACTGCTGGATCCACGAGGTCGATGTCCGAGATTCGCTGGGGCTGGGTGTCCCCGGTGATCCGGCACCCGCCGCGGTGACCCGTGCGGAGATGGCCGCGTCGCTACCCTTCCTGATCGGTAAACGCGCCCGGGCGCCCATCGGCAGCACGGTGACCGTCGACTTCACCGGCATCGCACCCGCGGCGGTGCATGTGTCGGTGGGCGAACGTGCCACCGTGGTGCCAACCATCGACGGCGCCGCCGATGTCGTGCTGCACGTGGACGTCGTCGACTACGCGCGGCTGATCGGTGCCCGCACGACCGCCGATACGGCGTCGGTCACCATCGACGGCGATGTGGAGCTGGGTCAGAGCGTGGTCTCGAACCTGCACTATCTGATCTGA
- a CDS encoding nitroreductase family deazaflavin-dependent oxidoreductase, whose amino-acid sequence MAEKNDWNSQIIDEFRANEGRVGGGFAGAPMVLVHHVGRKSGKQSVTPMMYLPDDTDPDTVYVFASKAGAPTNPAWYFNLTTAGRGHVEIGTEEFDVTVTEITGTDRDRIYAEQARRYPGFAEYAEKTAGIRVIPVLAFHRVR is encoded by the coding sequence ATGGCTGAGAAGAACGACTGGAATTCGCAAATCATCGATGAGTTCAGGGCCAACGAGGGCCGGGTCGGCGGTGGGTTCGCGGGGGCGCCGATGGTGCTCGTGCACCATGTCGGCCGCAAATCGGGCAAGCAGTCCGTCACACCGATGATGTATCTGCCCGACGACACTGATCCCGACACCGTGTACGTGTTCGCGTCCAAGGCGGGCGCCCCGACCAATCCCGCCTGGTACTTCAACCTGACCACCGCGGGCCGCGGCCACGTCGAGATCGGCACCGAGGAGTTCGACGTCACCGTCACCGAGATCACCGGCACCGACCGTGACCGCATCTATGCCGAACAGGCCCGCCGCTATCCGGGATTCGCCGAGTACGCCGAAAAGACCGCCGGAATCCGCGTCATTCCGGTCCTCGCGTTTCATCGGGTCCGGTAG
- a CDS encoding dienelactone hydrolase family protein yields MTDPLADFATDTFCHDDMIHRYYRLGSGPAVVVIAEIPGITPAVVDFARRVVGAGYTVYLPSLFGIDGAGSTTHGPSVLLRSLAEVCVSREFTIFATGKSSPVVRWLRALSAKAHDDCGGPGVGAVGMCVTGGFALAMAVDDRMLAPVLSQPSLPLAITPGRRNNIDISAADLTVVKARCAAGLQILGARFDGDKLSPPDRFRFLREQLGDGFIGVELPDSSANPDGQGMPHSVLTDHLIDEPGQPTRDTLDQVLAFFHDKLGGAGRTTP; encoded by the coding sequence ATGACAGACCCGCTCGCGGACTTCGCCACCGACACGTTCTGCCACGACGACATGATCCATCGCTACTACCGGCTGGGGTCGGGTCCTGCGGTGGTGGTGATCGCGGAGATTCCGGGCATCACTCCCGCAGTGGTCGACTTCGCACGCCGGGTCGTAGGCGCCGGGTACACCGTCTATCTGCCGTCACTGTTCGGCATCGACGGCGCCGGCAGCACCACTCACGGGCCGTCAGTGTTGCTGCGGTCCCTCGCAGAGGTCTGCGTGTCACGCGAGTTCACCATCTTCGCGACCGGTAAGTCGTCGCCGGTGGTGCGCTGGCTGCGGGCCCTGTCCGCCAAGGCCCACGACGACTGCGGAGGTCCCGGCGTGGGTGCGGTCGGGATGTGCGTGACCGGCGGGTTCGCGCTCGCGATGGCCGTCGACGACCGGATGCTCGCGCCCGTCCTGTCCCAGCCGTCGCTACCGCTGGCCATCACACCGGGCCGTCGGAACAACATCGATATCAGCGCCGCCGACCTCACTGTGGTCAAGGCACGATGCGCCGCCGGACTTCAGATACTCGGGGCGCGTTTCGACGGGGACAAGTTGTCGCCGCCCGACAGATTCCGTTTCCTTCGCGAGCAACTCGGCGACGGCTTCATCGGTGTGGAACTCCCCGATTCGTCGGCCAACCCCGACGGTCAGGGAATGCCGCACTCAGTGCTCACCGACCACCTGATCGACGAACCCGGCCAACCCACCCGCGACACCCTGGACCAGGTTCTCGCCTTCTTCCACGACAAACTCGGCGGCGCGGGCCGGACAACGCCATAG
- a CDS encoding antibiotic biosynthesis monooxygenase family protein: MTYVSITALAFPKGIEAEIEKRFAERKKAVDAAPGFESFELLRPVEGADRYLVVTRWDSRENYEKWDATRNPDAHAEDSKRGMSVEVSGFELVQHDE; this comes from the coding sequence ATGACATATGTCAGCATCACGGCACTGGCTTTCCCCAAAGGAATCGAAGCTGAGATCGAAAAGCGCTTCGCCGAGCGCAAGAAGGCGGTCGACGCGGCCCCGGGCTTCGAAAGTTTCGAACTGCTACGCCCGGTTGAGGGGGCGGACCGATACCTTGTCGTGACCCGGTGGGATTCACGGGAAAACTATGAAAAGTGGGATGCCACACGCAATCCCGACGCCCACGCCGAGGATTCCAAGCGCGGTATGAGCGTCGAGGTGTCGGGTTTCGAACTCGTCCAGCACGACGAGTAG